The following coding sequences lie in one Sorghum bicolor cultivar BTx623 chromosome 6, Sorghum_bicolor_NCBIv3, whole genome shotgun sequence genomic window:
- the LOC8057493 gene encoding CRM-domain containing factor CFM2, chloroplastic isoform X1, with translation MLLSFSPHPSPLLLSLPSSTPACKPHARLRPVHASASAPPSPELLGKSALRRISEKLRSLGYLETGSETPTPAPNKSGDAPSPGEIFVPTPAQLPRHRVGSTIDPSWATGDGEAGSAARQRRRGRGRDASGSAASAPPSAAELALPRDELRRLQGIGIRVRKRLKVGKAGITEGIVNGIHERWRNAEVVKLRCEDVWAMNMRRTHEILERKTGGLVIWRSGSTIILYRGTNYKYPYFHYSERVDSFLDKESSDLSSSGDEDEEDETSSQHDSSHEESSENPVVACTEQINAGEGKSQTVGYLNQSLSREKDTTHPISSTKRLVFDTNEGNLDIRTGAPNEQHARLQENTRADRPSKFGPRERSSLVAGVGSPNKFRLQLPGEVKLAEEADKLLDGLGPRFSGWWGYDPLPVDADLLPAIVPGYRRPFRLLPSGVPPKLTDREMTILRRLAHPLPFHYALGRSSNLQGLAASMIKLWERCEVAKIALKRDAHNTDSELITEEIKVVLQDLTGGTLLSRDKESIVFYRGKDFLPPAVSLAIEKRRKLGSSTIYKPKPDIEENMPTQDDSVLKVSNDVSVHIREEGTSVTEVRAKSLNTVAKNVEARLSQAIAEKERAEKLLEELEKASPLSKAEVRETISEDERYMLRKVGLKMKQFLLLGRRGVFDGTIENMHLHWKYRELVKIICKEHRLEDVEYAARTLEAESGGILVAVEKVSKGHAIIVYRGKNYQRPSKLRPKTLLSKRDALKRSVENQRCKSLKVHVLKLSKNIDYLKDQMNSSYYHKDMHDPSVNSGTLQQHDEEVPEVAPMSSEPEVECASVEMDRALNLTKSGVPVEDMQSKVCFDKLEDDSSAAAGPCLTGSSSASLSNLIRHQNQHSSTVTFSPDSHCENDSKDVDGIKLDVESSSVLPLRGTPLSNQERLVLRKQALKMKKRPVLSIGRNNVITGVAKTIKTHFKKHPLAIVNIKNRADGTPIQQLISELEEATGSVLVSRETNKVILYRGWGAEVAQESSKESSADEGEKEVISPQLLEAIRLECGLLPGDSE, from the exons ATGCTCCTCTCATTCTCCCCGCACCCTTcccctctcctcctctccttACCCTCCTCGACTCCCGCCTGCAAACCCCACGCCCGCCTCCGCCCCGTCCACGCCTCCGCCTCGGCGCCCCCCTCGCCGGAGCTGCTCGGCAAGTCCGCGCTCCGCCGCATCTCCGAGAAGCTACGTAGCCTCGGCTACCTCGAGACCGGCTCCGAGACCCCCACTCCGGCCCCCAACAAGAGCGGGGACGCCCCCTCCCCCGGCGAGATATTCGTGCCCACCCCGGCCCAGCTCCCGCGCCACCGCGTCGGCTCCACCATCGACCCGAGCTGGGCCACGGGCGACGGCGAGGCCGGCTCCGCGGCGCGGCAGCGGAGGAGGGGCCGCGGGCGGGATGCGTCGGGGTCAGCAGCTTCGGCGCCGCCGTCCGCGGCGGAGCTGGCGCTGCCGCGGGACGAGCTGCGGCGGCTGCAGGGGATCGGGATCAGGGTGAGGAAGCGGCTTAAGGTGGGGAAGGCGGGTATCACCGAGGGGATCGTAAATGGGATACACGAGCGGTGGCGGAACGCGGAAGTCGTGAAGCTCAGGTGCGAGGACGTCTGGGCCATGAACATGAGGCGCACACACGAGATTCTCGAG AGGAAAACTGGAGGCTTAGTCATTTGGAGATCTGGGAGTACCATCATATTGTACAGAGGAACCAACTATAAGTATCCTTACTTCCATTACAGTGAAAGGGTGGATAGTTTTCTTGACAAAGAATCATCAGATCTGAGCAGTTCTGGggacgaggatgaggaggatGAGACTAGTTCACAACATGATAGCAGTCACGAGGAAAGTAGTGAGAATCCTGTTGTAGCATGCACAGAACAGATTAATGCTGGAGAGGGGAAGAGTCAGACTGTAGGATATTTGAATCAGAGCTTAAGTAGAGAGAAAGATACAACTCACCCGATATCATCTACCAAACGGCTTGTTTTTGATACAAATGAGGGAAATTTAGATATTAGAACTGGAGCTCCAAACGAACAGCATGCGAGATTGCAGGAAAACACTCGTGCTGATCGTCCTAGTAAATTTGGTCCTAGAGAACGCTCATCCTTAGTGGCTGGTGTTGGATCTCCAAATAAGTTTCGATTACAGTTGCCTGGGGAGGTCAAACTTGCAGAGGAAGCAGATAAATTACTGGATGGGTTGGGCCCAAGGTTTTCTGGCTGGTGGGGGTATGATCCCCTTCCGGTGGATGCTGATTTGTTGCCAGCTATTGTGCCAGGATACCGTAGGCCTTTTCGCCTACTTCCTTCAGGTGTTCCGCCTAAGCTAACAGACAGGGAAATGACTATTCTTAGGAGACTAGCTCATCCCTTACCCTTCCACTACGCACTCG GAAGAAGCAGCAACCTTCAAGGATTGGCTGCATCCATGATCAAGCTATGGGAAAGATGCGAGGTAGCAAAGATTGCACTCAAGAGAGATGCACACAACACTGACAGTGAGCTCATAACTGAAGAAATAAAGGTAG TGTTGCAGGACTTGACAGGTGGAACCCTATTATCAAGGGATAAGGAGTCAATTGTATTCTACAGAGGGAAAGATTTCCTCCCCCCGGCTGTCTCTCTGGCAATAGAAAAACGCAGAAAGCTGGGCAGTTCTACAATCTACAAGCCGAAGCCTGACATTGAAGAAAACATGCCTACTCAAGATGACTCTGTACTGAAGGTATCAAATGATGTCTCAGTACACATTCGTGAAGAGGGAACTTCTGTCACAGAGGTTAGAGCAAAATCTCTTAATACTGTTGCGAAGAATGTTGAGGCCAGATTATCTCAG GCCATAGCAGAGAAAGAGAGAGCTGAAAAACTTCTTGAAGAACTAGAAAAGGCATCTCCGCTTTCAAAGGCTGAAGTTAGAGAGACTATATCAGAAGATGAGAGGTACATGTTAAGGAAAgttggattgaagatgaaacaATTTCTGCTGCTAG GGAGGAGGGGAGTTTTTGATGGAACTATTGAAAATATGCATCTTCATTGGAAGTATCGAGAACTTGTCAAGATTATATGTAAAGAACACCGCCTTGAGGATGTGGAATATGCTGCTCGAACTCTAGAGGCAGAGAGTGGTGGTATTTTGGTGGCAGTGGAAAAAGTGAGCAAAGGGCATGCTATAATAGTATATAGAGGAAAGAACTACCAGAGGCCATCAAAACTCAGGCCAAAAACTTTGTTGAGtaaaagagatgctttgaagcGTTCTGTGGAAAACCAACGTTGTAAG TCCCTTAAGGTTCATGTGCTTAAgctgtcaaagaacattgactacTTGAAGGATCAGATGAATTCCAGCTACTATCACAAGGACATGCATGATCCTAGTGTCAACTCTGGAACACTACAGCAGCATGACGAA GAAGTGCCTGAAGTTGCTCCCATGAGTTCAGAGCCTGAGGTTGAGTGTGCTTCAGTTGAGATGGATAGAGCCTTAAATTTAACAAAGTCTGGAGTCCCTGTGGAAGATATGCAG AGCAAAGTCTGTTTCGACAAGCTAGAAGATGATTCTTCTGCGGCTGCAGGTCCATGTCTGACTGGGAGTTCAAGTGCTTCACTCAGCAATCTGATCAGACAT caaaaccAACATAGCTCTACTGTGACATTCAGTCCTGATAGTCACTGTGAAAATGATTCAAAAGATGTGGATGGGATAAAATTGGATGTGGAATCTTCTTCTGTATTGCCTTTGAGAGGTACACCACTCTCAAATCAAGAAAGACTTGTGCTAAGGAAGCAGGCCCTTAAAATGAAGAAACGACCGGTACTTTCCATAG GGAGGAATAATGTCATCACTGGAGTTGCAAAAACAATAAAAACACACTTCAAGAAGCATCCCCTTGCTATTGTGAACATTAAGAACAGAGCGGATGGAACTCCAATTCAGCAGCTGATATCAGAACTAGAG GAGGCGACAGGATCGGTTCTAGTGTCACGAGAAACAAACAAAGTGATTTTGTACAGAGGTTGGGGTGCAGAAGTGGCCCAGGAAAGCTCAAAGGAGAGCAGCGCAGATGAAGGCGAAAAGGAGGTCATATCACCTCAGCTCCTTGAAGCTATCAGGTTAGAGTGTGGATTGCTCCCTGGCGACTCAGAGTAG
- the LOC8073448 gene encoding uncharacterized protein LOC8073448 isoform X2, with amino-acid sequence MKKVDDPDVLEMKQLSRESEEMGKVDFDANQQGRLKETEGDPKGEEGRKTARKGTFKGEGKVRSEMAATKIKPVKEEVKQGYEKYLEWKRRQDEKERDRDPEEITDPLAFEAKMFRKSTLQVFSVKVDEIIEGLKWPLEVFGMVALRDSIDLSRNIIFKRERHNCQILTDQNPCLVLTGPVRAVMAYGLVIFEASLYVKGATISDDKELSLLATSVGPNPTLESCLFQRSYTSRLSTLKLMLGHLTDSMEATIRVRVASGTWPDGFGGRFAVRAGSMKQHLVLLDSGDKKVSLTGNEIRLARQVVSVETHRKLVVFVAAKNGSVVYRDVTDFKPLEMGTSSKELLIGSCMLEVTVYWSRF; translated from the exons ATGAAAAAAGTGGATGATCCAGACGTCCTGGAGATGAAGCAGCTGTCTAGGGAGAGTGAGGAGATGGGGAAGGTCGATTTCGATGCAAATCAGCAGGGAAGGCTGAAGGAAACAGAGGGAGATCCCAAAGGTGAGGAGGGGAGGAAAACTGCAAGGAAAGGAACCTTCAAAGGAGAAGGCAAAGTGAGAAGCGAAATGGCAGCGACGAAGATAAAGCCCGTCAAGGAAGAAGTAAAGCAGGGGTATGAGAAATATTTGGAGTGGAAGAGGAGGCAGGATGAGAAAGAACGTGATCGGGACCCAGAGGAGATAACAGATCCTTTAGCCTTCGAAGCTAAGATGTTCAGAAAGAG TACTCTACAAGTATTTTCAGTCAAAGTTGATGAAATAATTGAAGGTTTAAAGTGGCCGCTTGAGGTGTTTGGTATGGTTGCTCTACGGGACTCGATTGATCTCAGTCGTAATATTATCTTCAAGCGTGAAAGACATAACTGTCAGATACTCACAGATCAG AATCCATGCTTAGTATTGACAGGCCCCGTGCGTGCTGTCATGGCATATGGTCTTGTGATCTTTGAGGCTTCATTGTATGTGAAGGGTGCTACTATATCTGATGATAAAGAATTAAGCCTTCTAGCTACGTCAGTGGGACCAAACCCTACCTTGGAATCGTGCTTGTTTCAGCGATCCTACACGAGCAGGCTTAGCACACTGAAATTGATGCTTGGCCATCTTACTGATTCTATGGAAGCTACAATCAGAGTGCGAGTTGCTTCTGGGACATGGCCAGATGGTTTTGGAGGTCGGTTTGCAGTCCGTGCTGGCAGCATGAAACAGCATCTTGTGTTGCTCGACTCTGGAGATAAGAAAGTGTCTCTTACTGGTAATGAGATCAGGCTGGCACGGCAGGTTGTTTCTGTTGAAACTCATCGAAAGCTGGTAGTTTTCGTTGCTGCTAAGAATGGTTCTGTTGTCTATAGGGATGTAACGGACTTCAAACCTCTGGAAATGGGTACAAGCTCTAAGGAACTGCTAATTGGTAGCTGTATGTTGGAAGTCACTGTTTATTGGTCCCGTTTCTAA
- the LOC8073448 gene encoding uncharacterized protein LOC8073448 isoform X1: MKKVDDPDVLEMKQLSRESEEMGKVDFDANQQGRLKETEGDPKGEEGRKTARKGTFKGEGKVRSEMAATKIKPVKEEVKQGYEKYLEWKRRQDEKERDRDPEEITDPLAFEAKMFRKRWDKIYLEVYGSFDKNTNIPCKCFTHNLAPRGGMLCSTLQVFSVKVDEIIEGLKWPLEVFGMVALRDSIDLSRNIIFKRERHNCQILTDQNPCLVLTGPVRAVMAYGLVIFEASLYVKGATISDDKELSLLATSVGPNPTLESCLFQRSYTSRLSTLKLMLGHLTDSMEATIRVRVASGTWPDGFGGRFAVRAGSMKQHLVLLDSGDKKVSLTGNEIRLARQVVSVETHRKLVVFVAAKNGSVVYRDVTDFKPLEMGTSSKELLIGSCMLEVTVYWSRF; encoded by the exons ATGAAAAAAGTGGATGATCCAGACGTCCTGGAGATGAAGCAGCTGTCTAGGGAGAGTGAGGAGATGGGGAAGGTCGATTTCGATGCAAATCAGCAGGGAAGGCTGAAGGAAACAGAGGGAGATCCCAAAGGTGAGGAGGGGAGGAAAACTGCAAGGAAAGGAACCTTCAAAGGAGAAGGCAAAGTGAGAAGCGAAATGGCAGCGACGAAGATAAAGCCCGTCAAGGAAGAAGTAAAGCAGGGGTATGAGAAATATTTGGAGTGGAAGAGGAGGCAGGATGAGAAAGAACGTGATCGGGACCCAGAGGAGATAACAGATCCTTTAGCCTTCGAAGCTAAGATGTTCAGAAAGAGGTGGGACAAAATTTATTTGGAGGTTTACGGTAGCTTCGATAAGAACA CTAACATCCCTTGCAAATGTTTTACACATAATCTTGCCCCACGGGGTGGCATGCTGTGCAGTACTCTACAAGTATTTTCAGTCAAAGTTGATGAAATAATTGAAGGTTTAAAGTGGCCGCTTGAGGTGTTTGGTATGGTTGCTCTACGGGACTCGATTGATCTCAGTCGTAATATTATCTTCAAGCGTGAAAGACATAACTGTCAGATACTCACAGATCAG AATCCATGCTTAGTATTGACAGGCCCCGTGCGTGCTGTCATGGCATATGGTCTTGTGATCTTTGAGGCTTCATTGTATGTGAAGGGTGCTACTATATCTGATGATAAAGAATTAAGCCTTCTAGCTACGTCAGTGGGACCAAACCCTACCTTGGAATCGTGCTTGTTTCAGCGATCCTACACGAGCAGGCTTAGCACACTGAAATTGATGCTTGGCCATCTTACTGATTCTATGGAAGCTACAATCAGAGTGCGAGTTGCTTCTGGGACATGGCCAGATGGTTTTGGAGGTCGGTTTGCAGTCCGTGCTGGCAGCATGAAACAGCATCTTGTGTTGCTCGACTCTGGAGATAAGAAAGTGTCTCTTACTGGTAATGAGATCAGGCTGGCACGGCAGGTTGTTTCTGTTGAAACTCATCGAAAGCTGGTAGTTTTCGTTGCTGCTAAGAATGGTTCTGTTGTCTATAGGGATGTAACGGACTTCAAACCTCTGGAAATGGGTACAAGCTCTAAGGAACTGCTAATTGGTAGCTGTATGTTGGAAGTCACTGTTTATTGGTCCCGTTTCTAA
- the LOC8057493 gene encoding CRM-domain containing factor CFM2, chloroplastic isoform X2: protein MLLSFSPHPSPLLLSLPSSTPACKPHARLRPVHASASAPPSPELLGKSALRRISEKLRSLGYLETGSETPTPAPNKSGDAPSPGEIFVPTPAQLPRHRVGSTIDPSWATGDGEAGSAARQRRRGRGRDASGSAASAPPSAAELALPRDELRRLQGIGIRVRKRLKVGKAGITEGIVNGIHERWRNAEVVKLRCEDVWAMNMRRTHEILERKTGGLVIWRSGSTIILYRGTNYKYPYFHYSERVDSFLDKESSDLSSSGDEDEEDETSSQHDSSHEESSENPVVACTEQINAGEGKSQTVGYLNQSLSREKDTTHPISSTKRLVFDTNEGNLDIRTGAPNEQHARLQENTRADRPSKFGPRERSSLVAGVGSPNKFRLQLPGEVKLAEEADKLLDGLGPRFSGWWGYDPLPVDADLLPAIVPGYRRPFRLLPSGVPPKLTDREMTILRRLAHPLPFHYALGRSSNLQGLAASMIKLWERCEVAKIALKRDAHNTDSELITEEIKDLTGGTLLSRDKESIVFYRGKDFLPPAVSLAIEKRRKLGSSTIYKPKPDIEENMPTQDDSVLKVSNDVSVHIREEGTSVTEVRAKSLNTVAKNVEARLSQAIAEKERAEKLLEELEKASPLSKAEVRETISEDERYMLRKVGLKMKQFLLLGRRGVFDGTIENMHLHWKYRELVKIICKEHRLEDVEYAARTLEAESGGILVAVEKVSKGHAIIVYRGKNYQRPSKLRPKTLLSKRDALKRSVENQRCKSLKVHVLKLSKNIDYLKDQMNSSYYHKDMHDPSVNSGTLQQHDEEVPEVAPMSSEPEVECASVEMDRALNLTKSGVPVEDMQSKVCFDKLEDDSSAAAGPCLTGSSSASLSNLIRHQNQHSSTVTFSPDSHCENDSKDVDGIKLDVESSSVLPLRGTPLSNQERLVLRKQALKMKKRPVLSIGRNNVITGVAKTIKTHFKKHPLAIVNIKNRADGTPIQQLISELEEATGSVLVSRETNKVILYRGWGAEVAQESSKESSADEGEKEVISPQLLEAIRLECGLLPGDSE from the exons ATGCTCCTCTCATTCTCCCCGCACCCTTcccctctcctcctctccttACCCTCCTCGACTCCCGCCTGCAAACCCCACGCCCGCCTCCGCCCCGTCCACGCCTCCGCCTCGGCGCCCCCCTCGCCGGAGCTGCTCGGCAAGTCCGCGCTCCGCCGCATCTCCGAGAAGCTACGTAGCCTCGGCTACCTCGAGACCGGCTCCGAGACCCCCACTCCGGCCCCCAACAAGAGCGGGGACGCCCCCTCCCCCGGCGAGATATTCGTGCCCACCCCGGCCCAGCTCCCGCGCCACCGCGTCGGCTCCACCATCGACCCGAGCTGGGCCACGGGCGACGGCGAGGCCGGCTCCGCGGCGCGGCAGCGGAGGAGGGGCCGCGGGCGGGATGCGTCGGGGTCAGCAGCTTCGGCGCCGCCGTCCGCGGCGGAGCTGGCGCTGCCGCGGGACGAGCTGCGGCGGCTGCAGGGGATCGGGATCAGGGTGAGGAAGCGGCTTAAGGTGGGGAAGGCGGGTATCACCGAGGGGATCGTAAATGGGATACACGAGCGGTGGCGGAACGCGGAAGTCGTGAAGCTCAGGTGCGAGGACGTCTGGGCCATGAACATGAGGCGCACACACGAGATTCTCGAG AGGAAAACTGGAGGCTTAGTCATTTGGAGATCTGGGAGTACCATCATATTGTACAGAGGAACCAACTATAAGTATCCTTACTTCCATTACAGTGAAAGGGTGGATAGTTTTCTTGACAAAGAATCATCAGATCTGAGCAGTTCTGGggacgaggatgaggaggatGAGACTAGTTCACAACATGATAGCAGTCACGAGGAAAGTAGTGAGAATCCTGTTGTAGCATGCACAGAACAGATTAATGCTGGAGAGGGGAAGAGTCAGACTGTAGGATATTTGAATCAGAGCTTAAGTAGAGAGAAAGATACAACTCACCCGATATCATCTACCAAACGGCTTGTTTTTGATACAAATGAGGGAAATTTAGATATTAGAACTGGAGCTCCAAACGAACAGCATGCGAGATTGCAGGAAAACACTCGTGCTGATCGTCCTAGTAAATTTGGTCCTAGAGAACGCTCATCCTTAGTGGCTGGTGTTGGATCTCCAAATAAGTTTCGATTACAGTTGCCTGGGGAGGTCAAACTTGCAGAGGAAGCAGATAAATTACTGGATGGGTTGGGCCCAAGGTTTTCTGGCTGGTGGGGGTATGATCCCCTTCCGGTGGATGCTGATTTGTTGCCAGCTATTGTGCCAGGATACCGTAGGCCTTTTCGCCTACTTCCTTCAGGTGTTCCGCCTAAGCTAACAGACAGGGAAATGACTATTCTTAGGAGACTAGCTCATCCCTTACCCTTCCACTACGCACTCG GAAGAAGCAGCAACCTTCAAGGATTGGCTGCATCCATGATCAAGCTATGGGAAAGATGCGAGGTAGCAAAGATTGCACTCAAGAGAGATGCACACAACACTGACAGTGAGCTCATAACTGAAGAAATAAAG GACTTGACAGGTGGAACCCTATTATCAAGGGATAAGGAGTCAATTGTATTCTACAGAGGGAAAGATTTCCTCCCCCCGGCTGTCTCTCTGGCAATAGAAAAACGCAGAAAGCTGGGCAGTTCTACAATCTACAAGCCGAAGCCTGACATTGAAGAAAACATGCCTACTCAAGATGACTCTGTACTGAAGGTATCAAATGATGTCTCAGTACACATTCGTGAAGAGGGAACTTCTGTCACAGAGGTTAGAGCAAAATCTCTTAATACTGTTGCGAAGAATGTTGAGGCCAGATTATCTCAG GCCATAGCAGAGAAAGAGAGAGCTGAAAAACTTCTTGAAGAACTAGAAAAGGCATCTCCGCTTTCAAAGGCTGAAGTTAGAGAGACTATATCAGAAGATGAGAGGTACATGTTAAGGAAAgttggattgaagatgaaacaATTTCTGCTGCTAG GGAGGAGGGGAGTTTTTGATGGAACTATTGAAAATATGCATCTTCATTGGAAGTATCGAGAACTTGTCAAGATTATATGTAAAGAACACCGCCTTGAGGATGTGGAATATGCTGCTCGAACTCTAGAGGCAGAGAGTGGTGGTATTTTGGTGGCAGTGGAAAAAGTGAGCAAAGGGCATGCTATAATAGTATATAGAGGAAAGAACTACCAGAGGCCATCAAAACTCAGGCCAAAAACTTTGTTGAGtaaaagagatgctttgaagcGTTCTGTGGAAAACCAACGTTGTAAG TCCCTTAAGGTTCATGTGCTTAAgctgtcaaagaacattgactacTTGAAGGATCAGATGAATTCCAGCTACTATCACAAGGACATGCATGATCCTAGTGTCAACTCTGGAACACTACAGCAGCATGACGAA GAAGTGCCTGAAGTTGCTCCCATGAGTTCAGAGCCTGAGGTTGAGTGTGCTTCAGTTGAGATGGATAGAGCCTTAAATTTAACAAAGTCTGGAGTCCCTGTGGAAGATATGCAG AGCAAAGTCTGTTTCGACAAGCTAGAAGATGATTCTTCTGCGGCTGCAGGTCCATGTCTGACTGGGAGTTCAAGTGCTTCACTCAGCAATCTGATCAGACAT caaaaccAACATAGCTCTACTGTGACATTCAGTCCTGATAGTCACTGTGAAAATGATTCAAAAGATGTGGATGGGATAAAATTGGATGTGGAATCTTCTTCTGTATTGCCTTTGAGAGGTACACCACTCTCAAATCAAGAAAGACTTGTGCTAAGGAAGCAGGCCCTTAAAATGAAGAAACGACCGGTACTTTCCATAG GGAGGAATAATGTCATCACTGGAGTTGCAAAAACAATAAAAACACACTTCAAGAAGCATCCCCTTGCTATTGTGAACATTAAGAACAGAGCGGATGGAACTCCAATTCAGCAGCTGATATCAGAACTAGAG GAGGCGACAGGATCGGTTCTAGTGTCACGAGAAACAAACAAAGTGATTTTGTACAGAGGTTGGGGTGCAGAAGTGGCCCAGGAAAGCTCAAAGGAGAGCAGCGCAGATGAAGGCGAAAAGGAGGTCATATCACCTCAGCTCCTTGAAGCTATCAGGTTAGAGTGTGGATTGCTCCCTGGCGACTCAGAGTAG
- the LOC8057494 gene encoding uncharacterized protein LOC8057494 isoform X1, giving the protein MASSSASSRHQVTITLGRSGQVVKRRAMSDDINDHEVPSSGKKRSVRDRLGSNVSDSDFYESQHQQRNKRRQTESNSSHGDDGSDRLVGKDDLRLKLMRKGLLQRSNGGAEQNGIDLREKLSRNHKLPRYDSRGHAAESRASYDMRDEPPELRSRYSSREDVLGSRHSSVVSRDPYTRSVDDLLKLDSSRKSYTSWTDDGLRHRSPERILSARSDVSPPIAYDQIRPMPPLRSAGSSRPQSFITRDAPDTSRSQPYAGKSTISVDTVQRTNGITPSSAALPKVPVMAEAPLTVTGLLNSLGLEKYLVLFQAEEVDMAALKQMGESDLKDMGVPMGPRKKILLAVGPQLKQRHK; this is encoded by the exons atggCCTCCTCGTCGGCGTCTTCGAGGCACCAGGTCACCATCACCCTCGGCCGCAGCGGTCAG gttgtcAAAAGGAGGGCTATGTCTGATGATATTAATGACCATGAAGTGCCATCGTCAGGGAAAAAGCGATCTGTGAGAGATAGGTTAGGAAGTAATGTGTCTGATTCTGATTTTTATGAAAGCCAGCACCAGCAGAGAAACAAAAG GCGACAGACAGAAAGTAATAGCTCACATGGAGATGATGGTTCAG ATCGCCTGGTTGGCAAGGATGATCTGAGACTGAAACTCATGAGGAAAGGCTTGTTACAGAGGAGCAATGGTGGTGCAGAACAGAATGGAATTGATCTCCGTGAAAAGCTTTCCCGAAATCATAAGTTACCAAGATATGATTCTAGAGGCCACGCTGCAGAATCAAGGGCTAGTTATGATATGAGAGATGAGCCTCCAGAGTTAAGGTCCAGATATTCTTCGAGGGAGGATGTCCTAGGGTCAAGGCACTCTTCTGTTGTAAGTCGAGATCCTTATACAAGAAGTGTGGATGATTTGCTAAAGTTGGACTCTTCAAGAAAATCTTACACCTCATGGACAGACGATGGTTTGAGGCACAGATCACCTGAAAGGATTTTAAGTGCTCGGAGTGATGTGTCTCCACCGATAGCTTATGATCAGATTAGGCCCATGCCACCCCTTAGATCTGCCGGTTCCTCAAGACCTCAAAGTTTTATTACAAGAGATGCTCCTGACACGTCAAGGAGTCAACCATATGCTGGCAAATCCACCATTTCTGTTGATACAGTACAGAGAACTAATGGAATCACTCCATCTAGTGCAGCTCTACCTAAGGTCCCTGTTATG GCTGAAGCCCCACTTACAGTTACTGGATTGCTGAATTCGTTGGGTCTTGAGAAGTATCTTGTTCTCTTTCAGGCTGAGGAG GTGGATATGGCTGCATTGAAGCAAATGGGGGAGAGTGACCTCAAAGACATGGGGGTACCAATG GGCCCGAGGAAGAAGATTCTCCTTGCAGTTGGTCCTCAGTTGAAACAACGGCATAAATGA
- the LOC8057494 gene encoding uncharacterized protein LOC8057494 isoform X2, with protein MASSSASSRHQVTITLGRSGQVVKRRAMSDDINDHEVPSSGKKRSVRDRLGSNVSDSDFYESQHQQRNKRRQTESNSSHGDDGSDRLVGKDDLRLKLMRKGLLQRSNGGAEQNGIDLREKLSRNHKLPRYDSRGHAAESRASYDMRDEPPELRSRYSSREDVLGSRHSSVVSRDPYTRSVDDLLKLDSSRKSYTSWTDDGLRHRSPERILSARSDVSPPIAYDQIRPMPPLRSAGSSRPQSFITRDAPDTSRSQPYAGKSTISVDTVQRTNGITPSSAALPKAEAPLTVTGLLNSLGLEKYLVLFQAEEVDMAALKQMGESDLKDMGVPMGPRKKILLAVGPQLKQRHK; from the exons atggCCTCCTCGTCGGCGTCTTCGAGGCACCAGGTCACCATCACCCTCGGCCGCAGCGGTCAG gttgtcAAAAGGAGGGCTATGTCTGATGATATTAATGACCATGAAGTGCCATCGTCAGGGAAAAAGCGATCTGTGAGAGATAGGTTAGGAAGTAATGTGTCTGATTCTGATTTTTATGAAAGCCAGCACCAGCAGAGAAACAAAAG GCGACAGACAGAAAGTAATAGCTCACATGGAGATGATGGTTCAG ATCGCCTGGTTGGCAAGGATGATCTGAGACTGAAACTCATGAGGAAAGGCTTGTTACAGAGGAGCAATGGTGGTGCAGAACAGAATGGAATTGATCTCCGTGAAAAGCTTTCCCGAAATCATAAGTTACCAAGATATGATTCTAGAGGCCACGCTGCAGAATCAAGGGCTAGTTATGATATGAGAGATGAGCCTCCAGAGTTAAGGTCCAGATATTCTTCGAGGGAGGATGTCCTAGGGTCAAGGCACTCTTCTGTTGTAAGTCGAGATCCTTATACAAGAAGTGTGGATGATTTGCTAAAGTTGGACTCTTCAAGAAAATCTTACACCTCATGGACAGACGATGGTTTGAGGCACAGATCACCTGAAAGGATTTTAAGTGCTCGGAGTGATGTGTCTCCACCGATAGCTTATGATCAGATTAGGCCCATGCCACCCCTTAGATCTGCCGGTTCCTCAAGACCTCAAAGTTTTATTACAAGAGATGCTCCTGACACGTCAAGGAGTCAACCATATGCTGGCAAATCCACCATTTCTGTTGATACAGTACAGAGAACTAATGGAATCACTCCATCTAGTGCAGCTCTACCTAAG GCTGAAGCCCCACTTACAGTTACTGGATTGCTGAATTCGTTGGGTCTTGAGAAGTATCTTGTTCTCTTTCAGGCTGAGGAG GTGGATATGGCTGCATTGAAGCAAATGGGGGAGAGTGACCTCAAAGACATGGGGGTACCAATG GGCCCGAGGAAGAAGATTCTCCTTGCAGTTGGTCCTCAGTTGAAACAACGGCATAAATGA